From the genome of Candidatus Saccharimonadales bacterium:
CCGGGCTAGGCCGCTTGCGACGGTAACAAGGTTCTGTTCAGCCACGCCCATTTCAATAAAACGATTCGGGAAAGCCTCTTTGAACAATGACATCTGGGTGCTGTCGGTAAGGTCTGCACATAGTGCTACGACGTTTTCATCAGCTTCACCAGCTGCTTTTAGGCCACGGCCAAAACCTGCACGGGTCGGTTCTTGCTTGACATCGTCATTATAGATATCAGGATTGAGATGAAAATCGCTCATTCGTGTTCTCCTGTAATCTTGCCGTCTAGTGTTCTGAGTTTCTTTAACGCTTTCTTACCATCATCTGAGTTCAAGAAATAGCCATGATAATGATAGTCATATTCCATAAAATCAACGCCCTTTCCGGGAATAGTATGTGAAATGATAACACTCGGACGATTCGTAATTGCCCGAGCCATACTAGCGGCATCGATAATACTCTCCATGCTGTGCCCATTAATCTCTTGTACGTGCCAACCAAAGCTTTCCCATTTGCCGCGAAGGTCTTCGAGCGGCATGACGTCTTCGGTTGATCCATCGATCTGAATGTTGTTTCGGTCAATGAATACAACTAGTTGCGAAAGTTTGTATTTGCCAGCAAACATTGCTGCTTCCCAAATATTACCTTCATTTAATTCACCGTCACCGGTAATCGCATACACCCAGCGATGCTTGGCGTTATCAAGGTACTGCAAGCTATACGCATATCCAGCTGCTTGGCTAAGCCCACTCCCCAGTGGTCCGCTTGTATTTTCAAGACCTGGTAATTTTGTACGTTCCGGATGCCCTTGCAGGCGACTGCCTAGTTTTCGAAGTGTTTTTAACTCTTCAACTGGAAAATAACCCCGTTCGGCCATTACTGCATACTGGACAGGAACCGTGTGTCCATTACTAAGGAAAAAGACATCGCGCTCAGACCAGTCCGGCCGGTCCGGATTAACGTTCATAATATTAAAGTAAAGCGCTGTGACAATATCTGCCAAATCTAGCGGACCTGCACTGTGACCACTCCCTGCGGCCTCTAGCATACTAAGGATATCCTTACGGACCTCAGCTGCTTTTTTCTCAAGCTGTGTAATTGTTAATTGCCCACTCACGTTAAATAATCCCATGCTTATTAATTTCACTTACCAGTGTAGCATAAACGCTTTGAGGATCTTCGGCCTTTGCAATGGCGCCTCCTACATTTAGCACGTCTACGCCGCCTTGCGCTATGCTAAAGGCGTTTAAAGGTGTAGCGCCTCCGTCCCAACCTATCTCTGCGTTCGGGTTGATCCCTTTCACTAAACGGATCTTCTCAAGCTGCATTAAATTAGCTGTTCCGCCGTACTTTCCAAGTTCGCCGCTGAAGATCATGACATGATCCGCCTCTTTAATTGCTGCGTCAACCGTGCTTGGAACGGTTGGGCGCAGCAAGGCAATACCCGCTTTAATACCAAACTTCTTGATGTGCTGCAAAACCGGCACGATGTCTTCACTCACTTCAACATGGAATATTATCATGTGAGGTTTTAGGCTAATAAGTGTTTCTAAGTGATCACTTGGCCTCGCTACCATTGCATGGATATCAACAATCCATTCTTGAGGCCACCAAACTTGAGCGGCATTAACCGTAAAGGTTGGGGCGAATTCACCGTCGGTAATATCTATATGGACACGTTCTGCAAAGGGATGGATACGCTCCACTTGAGCTTTGTAGTCATCAGGACTTTCGGCAAGAACTGCAGGGGCGATCACACTCATGTCTACAGCTCGTCAATCTCTGCATTACGGCGTTTATATCTTGGCGCGGAGGCAAACGGTGTTTTTAGCCATGTATCCACGATGTCTTTCCACGGGTCGTCATCTTGATCAAGAATACGCGATGGTAGACACAGCACATTGCTGTCATTGTCGTTTCGCGTCATTTTTGCTTCATACGCATCCCAGATAACACTGGCGCGAATACCACGAAACCGGTTAGCCGCCATACACATCCCTTGGCCACCACCGCATATAAGGATAGCGCGCGAATCATCATCGCCAAGCACTTTCAGTGCTGCCATCTGGGCAAATTGTGGAAAATCGTCATTCGGGTCGAGTTCTTTATCACCCACATCTTCAATGTCATAACTTTGCTTCGCAAGGTACGCAAACACTTTTTCTTTCATAGCAAAACCTTGATGGTCCGCACCCAAGTAAATCTTCATAGTTTAAGTATAAGCACTTTCTGTCTAAAACAAAAGGTTAGCAGCTATTTTTTAAGAGCCCGACCAACATCGGCAACAAGTTCAACAAGTCGGTTACTGTAACCCCACTCGTTGTCATACCAAGCAACAACTTTCACTAGGTTACCACCGACAACGTTCGTAAGCGGCAAGTCAACAATCGCGCTGTGGCTGTTACCCTTGAAGTCGCTACTGACGAGTTCTTCTTCGGTCACATCCAAAATACCTTGATAAAAAGGCTGCTTCGCGGCTTCTTTGAAGACATTATTAAGCTCTTCGATCGTTGTATCTTTCTTTAGAAGGACCGAGAAGTCACTCATACTTACAACAGGGGTCGGTACGCGAATACTCATCCCGCCGAAGATACCTTCAAGCGCTGGGAGTGCTTTTGCGGCAGCAATACTTGCACCGGTTGTTGTTGGAACAATATTCATAGCAGCCGACCGAGCTTCGCGAATGTCTTTTGCTGGAGCATCCAGAAGCTTTTGGCTAGCAGTATAACTGTGCACGGTGGTCATAAGTGCTTTTTCAACGCCGAAATGCGTTTCAAGTACAGCCATCACCGGCGTAATACAGTTCGTCGTACAGCTAGCATTACTAATGACATCAGTTGCAGTTTCAATTTTATCTTCATTTACTCCAAGTACGATCGTATCAGCACCTTCACCCTTGGCAGGACCAGAGATGATAACTTTTTTTGCCCCTGCACTATCGATATGCGCTCTAGCTTTGGCTGGATCGACAAAAAAGCCCGTGCTTTCAATCACCACGTCAATATCGTGTTGCTTCCACGGAAGAGCAGCTGGGTCCTTTTCGGCTAGAACAACGATATGTTTGCCA
Proteins encoded in this window:
- a CDS encoding transketolase codes for the protein MGLFNVSGQLTITQLEKKAAEVRKDILSMLEAAGSGHSAGPLDLADIVTALYFNIMNVNPDRPDWSERDVFFLSNGHTVPVQYAVMAERGYFPVEELKTLRKLGSRLQGHPERTKLPGLENTSGPLGSGLSQAAGYAYSLQYLDNAKHRWVYAITGDGELNEGNIWEAAMFAGKYKLSQLVVFIDRNNIQIDGSTEDVMPLEDLRGKWESFGWHVQEINGHSMESIIDAASMARAITNRPSVIISHTIPGKGVDFMEYDYHYHGYFLNSDDGKKALKKLRTLDGKITGEHE
- a CDS encoding RpiB/LacA/LacB family sugar-phosphate isomerase — protein: MKIYLGADHQGFAMKEKVFAYLAKQSYDIEDVGDKELDPNDDFPQFAQMAALKVLGDDDSRAILICGGGQGMCMAANRFRGIRASVIWDAYEAKMTRNDNDSNVLCLPSRILDQDDDPWKDIVDTWLKTPFASAPRYKRRNAEIDEL
- the gap gene encoding type I glyceraldehyde-3-phosphate dehydrogenase — its product is MAQVNVAINGFGRIGRNAFKIAFERSDVNIVAVNDLTDTKTLAHLLKHDSSYGTYQHEVGFDDTGIIVDGKHIVVLAEKDPAALPWKQHDIDVVIESTGFFVDPAKARAHIDSAGAKKVIISGPAKGEGADTIVLGVNEDKIETATDVISNASCTTNCITPVMAVLETHFGVEKALMTTVHSYTASQKLLDAPAKDIREARSAAMNIVPTTTGASIAAAKALPALEGIFGGMSIRVPTPVVSMSDFSVLLKKDTTIEELNNVFKEAAKQPFYQGILDVTEEELVSSDFKGNSHSAIVDLPLTNVVGGNLVKVVAWYDNEWGYSNRLVELVADVGRALKK